In the Flavobacterium acetivorans genome, one interval contains:
- a CDS encoding chloride channel protein has product MFKKYISKLESIIAWWQSILSEKQFIFLSSVLVGISVAFAVIVLKSFAHWVFLFATYINGILKLSFINSVLPIAGLLLTVFVVKKVLRGSIEKGTSQILYGVAKKASIIPKKQMYAQIVTSSLTVGLGGSAGLESPIVITGAAFGSNYAQNYKLSYKDRTLLIGCGVAAGIAAAFNAPIAGVLFAIEVLLVDVSISAFTPIMIAAATGALVSVITLDETILLNFKQQQLFDYHKIPFYVLLGIVTGFISVYYTRNFQRTEHFFARLKLSPYKKAMFGASILAILIFIFPTLFGEGYESIKILSENNPGKILDNTLFSDYKDKTWLLIIFVGLTMMVKVFATAITLGSGGNGGNFAPSLFVGSYVGFVFSKAINLTGLTHLPVSNFTMVGMAGILSGLFHAPLTAIFLIAEITGGYSLMIPLMIVASISFAISKRFEKHSMDVKDLAKKGHAFTSNKDTNVLSTLDTNSIIQTDYLTVSPDENLEKLVDLISHSNQVVFAVVDKEKHLLGIVHFNSIREIIFNTYRVKYTLVKEIMIDPAEVIYPFNSMETVMNKFETSKVAFLPVIKDDKYYGFISKSVALEAYRTKLKSMTIE; this is encoded by the coding sequence ATGTTTAAAAAATATATTTCTAAATTAGAAAGTATAATTGCTTGGTGGCAATCTATCCTGAGTGAAAAACAATTTATTTTCTTATCCAGTGTATTAGTTGGTATAAGTGTTGCCTTTGCAGTAATTGTCTTAAAGTCATTTGCCCACTGGGTTTTCTTATTTGCTACCTACATCAATGGCATTTTAAAACTTAGTTTTATCAATAGTGTTTTACCCATTGCCGGTTTGTTATTGACCGTATTTGTGGTAAAAAAAGTACTTCGTGGTTCCATCGAAAAAGGAACTTCACAAATTTTATATGGAGTTGCCAAAAAAGCAAGCATCATTCCAAAAAAACAAATGTATGCGCAAATCGTTACCAGTTCCCTTACGGTAGGATTGGGGGGTTCAGCCGGTTTAGAAAGCCCAATTGTGATTACAGGTGCAGCTTTTGGTTCTAATTATGCTCAAAATTACAAATTAAGTTACAAAGACAGAACCCTTCTTATAGGTTGTGGTGTCGCAGCTGGTATAGCCGCAGCCTTTAATGCGCCCATTGCCGGTGTTTTGTTTGCTATCGAAGTTTTGTTAGTCGATGTGAGCATTTCGGCATTTACCCCCATAATGATTGCCGCTGCAACCGGCGCCTTGGTCTCTGTAATTACATTAGACGAAACCATTTTATTGAATTTCAAACAACAACAGCTTTTTGATTACCATAAAATCCCTTTTTATGTACTTTTAGGAATAGTAACTGGTTTTATTTCTGTTTACTACACCCGAAATTTCCAAAGAACGGAACACTTTTTTGCCCGACTTAAGCTAAGTCCTTACAAAAAAGCAATGTTTGGCGCTTCTATTTTAGCGATCCTTATTTTTATTTTCCCTACACTCTTTGGCGAAGGTTATGAAAGCATCAAAATCCTATCCGAAAACAATCCAGGCAAAATATTAGACAACACTCTTTTTAGTGATTACAAAGACAAAACCTGGTTGCTTATTATCTTTGTTGGTTTGACGATGATGGTCAAAGTTTTTGCAACAGCCATTACATTAGGATCAGGAGGAAATGGAGGTAACTTTGCGCCTTCGTTATTTGTAGGTTCTTACGTGGGTTTTGTATTTTCCAAAGCAATAAATCTTACAGGACTCACTCATTTACCGGTCAGCAATTTTACCATGGTGGGAATGGCCGGAATTTTGAGCGGATTATTTCATGCACCATTAACCGCGATTTTCCTAATTGCCGAAATAACGGGCGGCTACAGCCTGATGATTCCCCTTATGATTGTCGCCTCCATCAGTTTTGCTATTTCAAAACGGTTTGAAAAACATTCGATGGATGTAAAAGATTTAGCAAAAAAAGGCCATGCTTTTACCAGTAATAAAGATACTAACGTCCTTTCGACATTAGATACTAATTCGATTATTCAAACCGATTATCTGACTGTTTCTCCTGACGAAAATCTAGAAAAACTGGTCGATTTGATTTCACATTCCAATCAAGTTGTATTTGCAGTTGTAGACAAAGAAAAACATTTATTGGGTATTGTTCATTTCAATAGCATACGCGAAATTATATTCAATACTTATAGGGTAAAATATACTTTGGTGAAAGAAATTATGATTGATCCGGCCGAAGTCATTTATCCTTTTAACAGCATGGAAACCGTAATGAATAAATTTGAAACTTCTAAAGTGGCTTTCCTTCCTGTGATTAAAGATGATAAATACTACGGATTTATCTCTAAATCGGTTGCGCTGGAGGCCTATAGAACCAAGCTGAAATCAATGACAATTGAATAA
- a CDS encoding protein adenylyltransferase SelO, which yields MNLKINNRFSTELPPDTNESNTARQVQNACFSYVIPRIPSNPKLIHYSDEVLEILGITKEEAKSAEFTNVFSGKEIIPNTRPYSMSYAGHQFGNWAGQLGDGRAIILTEVESKGQVYTLQLKGAGLTPYSRTADGLAVLRSSIREHLCSEAMFHLGVPTTRSLSLILTGDQVLRDVMYDGHPDYEKGAVVCRVAPSFIRFGNFELFSSQNDLKTLKLLTDFSIKYYFPEIKGTAKESYIQFFQAVANKTREMIVHWQRVGFVHGVMNTDNMSILGLTIDYGPYGWLEDYNPNWTPNTTDRQNRRYRFGNQPNIALWNLYQLANALYPLIDEAAPLESILDSYKTLYEVDYENMMRSKLGLFTKAENDNQLIHILTENLQLTETDMTIFFRKLSQIKKDESVENAFSYILESFYKTQEITEQLKDSWLYWFTQYLNRLQQESATDEDRKAAMNSVNPKYVLRNYMAHLAIEAAQKADYSLIEELHQLLKNPYQEQPQHQKWFAKRPDWARDKIGSSMLSCSS from the coding sequence ATGAACTTAAAAATTAACAATAGATTTAGTACCGAATTACCTCCTGATACTAATGAATCCAATACAGCTCGTCAGGTTCAAAACGCATGTTTCTCCTATGTAATTCCTAGAATACCTTCAAATCCAAAATTAATTCACTATTCAGATGAAGTTTTGGAAATCCTTGGCATTACCAAAGAAGAAGCAAAATCTGCGGAATTTACAAATGTATTTTCAGGAAAAGAAATAATACCAAATACGCGTCCGTATTCGATGAGCTACGCAGGACATCAATTTGGAAATTGGGCCGGACAATTAGGCGATGGCAGAGCCATTATTTTGACCGAAGTTGAAAGCAAAGGACAAGTTTACACCTTGCAATTGAAAGGAGCCGGTCTAACACCTTATTCCCGCACAGCAGATGGATTGGCCGTTTTGCGTTCTTCCATCCGAGAACATCTTTGCAGTGAAGCCATGTTTCATTTGGGCGTTCCCACTACCCGATCCCTATCCTTAATTCTTACCGGCGATCAAGTATTGCGTGATGTTATGTACGACGGACATCCTGATTACGAAAAAGGAGCCGTGGTTTGCAGAGTAGCTCCTTCGTTTATTCGTTTTGGGAATTTCGAACTTTTTTCGTCTCAAAACGATTTGAAAACGTTAAAATTACTCACTGATTTTAGTATTAAATATTACTTCCCGGAAATTAAAGGAACCGCCAAAGAAAGTTACATTCAGTTTTTTCAGGCTGTTGCCAATAAAACCCGTGAAATGATTGTTCACTGGCAACGTGTAGGCTTTGTACACGGAGTGATGAACACTGATAACATGTCTATTTTAGGATTGACCATTGATTATGGCCCTTACGGCTGGTTAGAAGATTACAATCCAAATTGGACACCTAATACAACTGACCGACAAAACCGCCGTTATCGTTTTGGCAACCAGCCCAACATAGCGCTATGGAATCTATATCAATTAGCCAATGCTTTATATCCATTGATTGATGAAGCTGCTCCACTAGAATCTATATTAGACAGTTATAAAACGCTGTATGAAGTCGATTATGAAAACATGATGCGAAGTAAATTAGGGCTATTTACAAAAGCCGAAAATGACAATCAACTGATTCACATCCTAACCGAAAATCTGCAACTGACAGAAACGGATATGACCATTTTCTTTAGAAAATTAAGTCAAATCAAGAAAGACGAATCTGTTGAAAATGCATTTTCGTACATTTTAGAATCTTTCTACAAAACGCAAGAAATCACAGAGCAACTCAAAGATTCTTGGTTGTACTGGTTTACCCAATATTTAAATCGATTGCAACAGGAATCCGCAACTGACGAGGATCGAAAAGCAGCAATGAATTCCGTAAATCCAAAATATGTTTTGCGAAATTATATGGCGCACTTGGCTATCGAAGCGGCCCAAAAAGCCGATTATTCCCTAATTGAAGAATTACACCAATTATTGAAAAACCCCTATCAGGAACAACCCCAACATCAAAAATGGTTTGCCAAAAGACCCGATTGGGCCAGAGATAAAATTGGCAGCTCAATGCTTTCTTGCAGTTCTTAA
- a CDS encoding TQO small subunit DoxD, with protein sequence MQDHKLLQSYTMAGLFTLSLRLVVGWTYFSAFWRRLILENKLDPEASGYIGEKFNHFLPNALGIKPMIEYLVTHPESLWWAMAIFTIVEAIVGLFLMLGLFTRLMSIGVFGLAMGILLGSGWLGTTCLDEWQIGILGIASGFTLFLSGSGKYSLDYLLLKKQSKITNTRFFRWLGSGVLPIRLNLIHKIVFSGSVLILFITLFTNQYFHGGVWGTLHNKSVKPKIEIQDTKIKNQTLSFQVFRTEGADVYGSFLIGIQVTDANGNTIIELDGNALSKFPKEQINNFYVTKVKNGKHSLIIPLGAKAILSIKDEKLSVLPKGEYHLTLIDISGATWSETFEI encoded by the coding sequence ATGCAAGATCATAAATTACTGCAGTCCTACACTATGGCGGGACTATTTACTTTGTCCTTACGCCTTGTTGTGGGATGGACTTATTTTTCTGCCTTCTGGCGTAGATTGATTTTAGAAAACAAATTAGATCCTGAAGCTTCGGGATATATTGGAGAAAAATTCAACCATTTTTTACCCAATGCACTGGGAATAAAACCAATGATTGAATATCTCGTAACCCATCCGGAATCCTTATGGTGGGCCATGGCTATATTTACAATTGTTGAAGCCATTGTTGGATTATTTCTTATGTTAGGCTTATTTACCCGACTGATGAGCATTGGTGTATTTGGTCTAGCCATGGGAATTTTATTGGGTTCCGGCTGGCTTGGAACCACCTGTTTAGACGAATGGCAAATCGGAATCCTTGGTATCGCCTCCGGATTTACACTTTTCTTATCCGGTAGCGGAAAATACTCGCTGGACTATCTTTTACTAAAAAAACAATCCAAAATAACGAACACACGCTTTTTTAGATGGTTAGGCTCCGGTGTCCTTCCCATTCGATTAAATCTTATTCATAAGATTGTTTTTTCGGGTTCAGTATTGATTTTATTTATCACTTTATTTACCAATCAATATTTTCACGGAGGTGTTTGGGGAACCTTGCACAATAAATCCGTTAAGCCCAAAATTGAAATTCAGGATACCAAAATTAAAAATCAAACGCTCTCTTTTCAGGTATTCCGAACAGAAGGTGCCGATGTGTACGGTTCTTTTTTAATTGGGATTCAAGTCACTGATGCCAATGGAAATACGATTATAGAGTTAGATGGAAACGCACTTTCAAAATTCCCAAAAGAGCAAATAAATAACTTTTATGTTACCAAAGTAAAAAATGGAAAACATAGCTTGATCATTCCTTTGGGCGCTAAAGCAATACTATCTATCAAAGATGAAAAACTTTCGGTTTTACCAAAAGGCGAATACCATTTGACGTTGATTGACATTAGTGGAGCAACTTGGTCTGAAACTTTTGAAATCTAA
- a CDS encoding ACP phosphodiesterase yields the protein MNFLAHIYLSGDNDSIKIGNFIADSVRGKHFENFPLDVQKGIILHRAIDTFTDAHPVFRKSTKKLHARYHHYAGVIVDVFYDHFLAKNWTNYSNENLEEYVERFYLSMNDNLVILPEKVQKMLPYMIQENWLVSYQTIEGIKYILTKMDQRTANESKMRFSTEELTQFYSEFEQEFTVFFEDLRTFATEKLDEI from the coding sequence ATGAACTTTCTGGCACATATCTATCTTTCCGGAGATAACGATTCAATCAAAATTGGTAATTTTATAGCTGATAGCGTTCGGGGAAAACATTTTGAAAATTTTCCTTTGGATGTCCAAAAAGGAATTATCCTGCATCGAGCCATAGATACTTTTACTGATGCGCATCCTGTTTTTAGAAAAAGCACCAAAAAACTACACGCCCGATACCATCATTATGCCGGCGTGATTGTTGATGTTTTTTACGACCATTTTTTAGCAAAAAACTGGACAAATTATTCAAATGAGAATTTAGAAGAATATGTGGAGCGTTTTTACCTTTCTATGAATGATAATCTTGTAATACTCCCGGAAAAAGTGCAGAAAATGTTGCCCTACATGATTCAGGAAAATTGGTTGGTCAGTTATCAAACCATCGAAGGAATTAAATACATATTGACCAAAATGGACCAACGCACCGCTAACGAATCTAAAATGCGTTTTTCGACTGAAGAACTGACACAATTTTATTCAGAATTTGAACAGGAATTCACTGTATTTTTTGAAGATTTGAGAACTTTTGCAACAGAAAAATTGGATGAAATTTAA
- the ggt gene encoding gamma-glutamyltransferase → MKKIILLLFLAVLGCKSNEKTTVPTGVVTDKAMVVSAREEASAIGVEIMKKGGNAFDAMVATELALAVSYPQAGNIGGGGFMVYRKANGETGAIDYREKAPLAASKDMFLDKDGNVIEGKSTATALASGVPGTIAGIFEVHKKFGSLPISEILAPVIALAQRGVIVTQLQAQSLAEYKTAFIKANGTNSLFSAAYKVGDTIKYPALANTLKRIAQNGRDEFYKGETAQKLIAFLSKKGGNMTLEDLNKYQAKWRTPITFQYKDLKITSMSPPSSGGICLNQIMKMIEPYNLSEMGHNSQKAIQLITEAERRAYADRNYFLGDPDFVKLPLKELVDTGYLKKRMSNFSFDKASKSSDIANGEIKGYESKQTTHYSIVDAAGNAVSVTTTLNDNYGSKIYCDELGFFLNNQMDDFSAKPGVPNLYGLTGTQANSIAPEKRMLSSMTPTIVEKNGKLFMVLGTPGGSTIITSVLQTILNVYEFNMSMQEAVDAPRFHHQWLPDEITFEPSSFAKDLLENLNKKGYHINEKNNQIIGQVDAILVLPNGKLEGGADKRGDNKSVGF, encoded by the coding sequence ATGAAAAAAATAATCTTACTTCTTTTCTTAGCTGTTTTAGGCTGTAAATCGAATGAAAAAACAACAGTGCCAACGGGCGTGGTAACTGATAAGGCCATGGTTGTTTCGGCACGCGAAGAAGCCTCTGCCATAGGAGTTGAAATCATGAAAAAAGGCGGAAATGCTTTTGATGCTATGGTCGCTACTGAACTGGCATTGGCCGTTTCCTATCCGCAAGCCGGAAATATTGGCGGCGGCGGATTTATGGTTTACAGAAAAGCAAATGGAGAAACCGGTGCGATTGATTACAGGGAAAAAGCACCACTTGCCGCATCCAAAGACATGTTTCTCGACAAAGACGGAAACGTGATTGAAGGCAAAAGTACCGCCACAGCACTGGCATCAGGAGTTCCCGGTACCATAGCCGGAATATTTGAAGTACATAAAAAATTTGGTTCTCTACCCATAAGCGAAATCTTGGCACCTGTAATCGCATTAGCCCAAAGAGGCGTAATCGTTACGCAACTACAAGCACAAAGCTTAGCCGAGTACAAAACTGCCTTCATCAAAGCTAATGGCACTAACAGCTTGTTTTCTGCAGCATACAAAGTAGGTGATACCATTAAATATCCGGCGCTGGCAAACACTCTAAAACGAATAGCACAAAACGGTCGCGATGAATTTTACAAAGGAGAAACGGCTCAAAAACTAATTGCTTTTCTTTCTAAAAAGGGCGGTAATATGACATTGGAAGATTTAAATAAATACCAGGCAAAATGGAGAACACCAATCACTTTTCAATACAAAGATTTAAAAATCACTTCAATGTCTCCCCCTAGTAGTGGCGGTATTTGTCTGAATCAAATTATGAAAATGATTGAACCTTACAATCTTTCTGAAATGGGACATAACAGCCAAAAAGCGATACAGCTCATTACCGAAGCAGAACGCAGAGCTTATGCCGACAGGAACTATTTCTTGGGTGACCCTGATTTTGTAAAACTGCCTTTAAAAGAATTGGTCGATACCGGCTATCTAAAAAAGAGAATGAGCAATTTTTCATTTGACAAAGCAAGTAAATCATCTGACATTGCCAACGGCGAAATCAAAGGCTACGAAAGCAAGCAAACCACACATTACTCCATTGTGGATGCCGCAGGAAATGCCGTTTCGGTAACAACAACCCTGAATGACAATTATGGTTCTAAAATCTATTGTGATGAATTAGGCTTTTTCCTGAACAATCAAATGGATGATTTTAGCGCTAAACCAGGGGTTCCCAATTTATACGGTCTTACAGGAACCCAAGCCAACAGCATTGCTCCCGAAAAAAGAATGTTGAGTTCGATGACACCAACCATAGTAGAGAAAAACGGAAAACTCTTCATGGTCTTAGGAACTCCAGGCGGTTCGACCATTATCACCTCAGTATTACAAACGATATTGAATGTTTATGAGTTTAACATGAGCATGCAGGAAGCCGTAGATGCACCTCGTTTCCATCACCAATGGCTACCTGACGAAATTACATTTGAACCTTCTTCCTTTGCTAAAGATTTATTAGAAAATCTAAATAAAAAAGGATACCATATCAATGAGAAAAACAATCAAATTATAGGACAAGTAGATGCCATTTTAGTTTTACCCAATGGAAAACTGGAAGGTGGCGCAGACAAAAGAGGCGATAACAAATCGGTTGGTTTCTAA
- the glmM gene encoding phosphoglucosamine mutase translates to MTLIKSISGIRGTIGGKVGDNLTPVDAVKFASAYGTWLKNSLDPSIIREDKLKVVVGRDARISGPMIHNLVINTLIGLGIDVIDLGLSTTPTVEVAVPLEKADGGIILTASHNPKQWNALKLLNGRGEFLNGIEGEKILKIAEAEAFDFSDVDSLGEITENDAYMDIHIDEVLNLPLVDVEAVKAAKFKVVVDGVNSSGGIIIPKLLQLMGVEVVKLYCEPNGHFPHNPEPLKEHLTDISELVVKEGAHLGVVVDPDVDRLAFICEDGEMFGEEYTLVACADYVLSKTPGNAVSNMSSSRALRDVTKAHNGNYEASAVGEVNVVELMKKNNAIIGGEGNGGIIYPESHYGRDSLVGVALFLTHLANKKMSVSALRASYPEYYMSKNKIELTPQIDVDAILVAMTEKYKNEDITTIDGVKIDFANDWVHLRKSNTEPIIRIYTEAPSQAQADALALRIIDEIKAIAGI, encoded by the coding sequence ATGACTTTAATAAAATCGATATCAGGAATTCGAGGAACAATAGGAGGGAAAGTAGGTGATAACCTTACGCCGGTTGACGCTGTTAAATTTGCTTCGGCTTATGGAACTTGGCTTAAAAATAGCTTAGACCCTTCCATTATCAGAGAGGATAAATTAAAGGTAGTTGTAGGTCGTGACGCCCGTATTTCGGGACCAATGATTCATAATTTGGTAATTAACACGCTGATAGGTTTAGGAATTGATGTGATTGATTTGGGACTTTCTACAACGCCAACTGTAGAAGTTGCTGTTCCGCTTGAAAAAGCTGACGGAGGAATTATTCTTACCGCTTCGCACAATCCAAAACAATGGAATGCCTTAAAGTTATTGAACGGAAGAGGAGAATTCCTTAACGGTATTGAAGGCGAAAAAATCCTTAAAATTGCCGAAGCCGAAGCTTTCGATTTCTCGGATGTGGACAGTTTGGGCGAAATCACGGAGAATGATGCCTATATGGACATTCATATTGATGAAGTGTTGAACTTGCCTTTGGTAGATGTTGAAGCTGTAAAAGCGGCTAAATTTAAAGTGGTAGTGGATGGTGTCAATTCATCAGGTGGAATTATCATTCCAAAATTGTTGCAATTAATGGGTGTTGAAGTGGTAAAATTATACTGTGAGCCTAACGGGCATTTTCCACACAATCCAGAACCTTTAAAAGAACATCTTACCGATATTTCTGAATTGGTGGTTAAAGAAGGCGCTCATTTAGGTGTAGTAGTTGATCCTGATGTAGATCGTTTGGCTTTCATTTGTGAAGACGGTGAAATGTTTGGCGAAGAATATACTTTGGTAGCTTGTGCGGATTATGTATTGAGTAAAACGCCTGGTAATGCTGTTTCTAATATGTCATCTTCTCGCGCTTTGCGTGATGTGACAAAAGCGCATAACGGGAATTACGAAGCCAGCGCTGTAGGCGAGGTGAATGTGGTGGAATTGATGAAAAAAAATAATGCCATCATAGGTGGAGAAGGAAACGGTGGAATCATTTATCCAGAGTCGCACTATGGTCGTGATAGCTTGGTGGGTGTGGCTTTGTTCTTGACTCATTTGGCTAACAAGAAAATGAGCGTTTCGGCTTTGCGTGCTTCTTATCCTGAATATTACATGAGCAAAAACAAAATCGAGTTGACGCCTCAAATTGATGTGGATGCAATTTTGGTTGCCATGACCGAAAAATACAAAAACGAAGATATCACCACCATTGACGGGGTGAAAATTGATTTTGCCAATGATTGGGTACATTTAAGAAAATCAAACACGGAGCCGATTATCCGTATTTATACCGAAGCGCCTTCGCAAGCACAAGCAGATGCTTTGGCACTAAGAATTATTGATGAAATAAAAGCGATAGCGGGAATCTAA
- a CDS encoding DNA alkylation repair protein has product MSFIFSLESAFMENSHPENAAPMAKYMRNHFAFFGIKTTERRRLFKEIWKQNKAEVTENSRTVALQLFAKKQREFHYCAIEILIKELKQNYLKDDIHLIKKLITENSWWDSVDTISKYILGEYLLEFPDETDTVVKLFSNADNMWLNRSVILFQLGYKKKTNFELLKSICLKQQSSSEFFIQKAIGWALREYAKTDSEAVKEFVAVTAFKPLSRKEALKNT; this is encoded by the coding sequence ATGAGTTTTATTTTTTCTTTAGAGTCAGCTTTTATGGAAAACAGCCATCCTGAAAATGCAGCTCCTATGGCTAAATATATGAGGAATCATTTTGCTTTTTTTGGAATAAAAACAACCGAAAGAAGACGGCTTTTCAAGGAAATTTGGAAACAAAATAAAGCAGAAGTTACCGAGAATTCCAGAACGGTCGCTTTGCAATTATTTGCAAAAAAACAAAGGGAATTTCACTATTGCGCCATAGAGATTTTGATAAAAGAACTCAAGCAAAACTATTTAAAGGATGACATTCATTTAATAAAAAAACTGATAACTGAAAATTCTTGGTGGGACAGTGTGGATACCATCTCAAAATACATACTGGGAGAATATTTATTGGAATTTCCTGATGAAACTGATACCGTAGTGAAACTTTTTTCTAATGCTGACAATATGTGGTTGAACAGAAGCGTCATTCTTTTTCAATTGGGATACAAGAAGAAAACCAATTTTGAGTTATTAAAATCTATTTGCCTCAAACAGCAATCGTCTTCTGAGTTTTTTATTCAAAAAGCAATTGGTTGGGCATTACGGGAATACGCAAAAACGGATTCTGAAGCCGTTAAGGAGTTTGTTGCTGTTACTGCCTTTAAGCCTTTAAGCAGAAAAGAAGCATTAAAAAATACATGA
- a CDS encoding aminotransferase class V-fold PLP-dependent enzyme produces the protein MNTFVTKFTITMTNTTITTELEHYFQQFRKNIIGINQDFVSPYGPQQIIYTDWTASGRLYRPIEEKLMNEFGPFVANTHTETTISGTAMTKAYHKARHIIKHHVNANSDDILITDGTGMTGVVNKFQRILGLKVPENLKDFITIPAEKRPVVFISHMEHHSNQTSWLETIADVEVIPATEDGLFSLENLEILLEKYKERSFKIASITSCSNVTGIRTPYHQVAKIMHQHNGLCFVDFACSGPYVEIDMHPKDPESYLDAIFFSPHKFLGGPGTCGILVFNKKLYQNLVPDCPGGGTVSWTNPWGEHKYIDNIEDREDGGTPGFLQVIKTALAIQLKEQMGIENILKREHEIVDYIFSELGSVSNIKILAGQHQDRLGVISFYVDDLHFNLGVKLLNDKFGIQTRGGCSCAGTYGHFLLHVDKTTSNELTKEITLGELLRKPGWIRMSIHPTTTTAEIEMVCNSIKALAENHKTWALDYTYNKDTNEFIHKEAKPLEDELVKSWFA, from the coding sequence ATGAATACATTTGTTACCAAATTTACAATTACAATGACTAACACAACAATTACCACCGAATTAGAACACTATTTTCAACAGTTTCGAAAGAATATTATAGGAATAAATCAAGATTTTGTTTCACCTTACGGACCACAACAAATAATCTATACCGATTGGACAGCCAGTGGTCGTCTTTATCGTCCAATTGAGGAAAAATTAATGAACGAGTTTGGTCCTTTTGTGGCTAATACCCATACCGAAACGACCATTTCAGGAACGGCCATGACAAAAGCCTACCATAAAGCACGTCATATTATAAAGCACCATGTTAATGCTAATAGTGATGATATTCTTATTACTGACGGAACCGGTATGACTGGAGTTGTCAATAAGTTTCAGCGTATTTTAGGTTTAAAAGTACCCGAAAACTTGAAAGATTTTATCACCATTCCTGCTGAAAAAAGACCGGTTGTTTTTATCTCCCACATGGAGCATCATTCAAACCAAACTTCTTGGTTGGAAACTATTGCCGATGTGGAGGTTATTCCAGCTACCGAAGACGGATTATTCAGCCTTGAAAATTTAGAAATACTATTAGAAAAATATAAAGAAAGAAGTTTTAAAATTGCTTCAATCACTTCTTGCTCTAATGTTACCGGCATCAGAACGCCTTATCATCAAGTGGCAAAAATAATGCACCAACACAATGGACTTTGTTTTGTTGATTTTGCCTGTTCAGGTCCTTATGTTGAAATAGACATGCATCCTAAAGATCCGGAAAGTTATTTGGACGCTATTTTCTTTTCTCCGCATAAGTTTCTTGGCGGACCAGGGACTTGCGGTATTTTAGTTTTTAATAAAAAATTATACCAAAACTTGGTTCCGGATTGTCCTGGTGGAGGAACGGTTAGCTGGACGAATCCTTGGGGAGAACACAAATACATTGACAATATTGAAGACAGGGAAGATGGCGGAACGCCTGGTTTCCTGCAAGTAATCAAGACTGCACTTGCTATTCAGTTAAAAGAACAAATGGGGATTGAAAACATCCTGAAAAGAGAACATGAAATCGTGGATTATATTTTCTCGGAATTAGGATCCGTTTCTAATATAAAGATTCTTGCTGGTCAGCATCAAGATCGTTTAGGTGTAATTTCTTTTTATGTAGATGATTTGCATTTCAATTTGGGTGTAAAATTACTAAATGACAAATTTGGGATTCAAACGCGTGGGGGCTGTAGCTGCGCCGGAACTTACGGACACTTTTTATTGCACGTAGATAAAACCACATCAAATGAACTTACCAAAGAAATCACTTTAGGGGAATTATTGAGAAAACCGGGTTGGATCAGAATGTCGATTCATCCAACAACGACCACTGCCGAAATAGAAATGGTTTGCAATAGCATTAAAGCATTGGCAGAAAACCATAAAACTTGGGCTTTGGATTATACTTATAATAAAGATACCAACGAATTCATCCATAAAGAAGCAAAACCATTGGAAGATGAATTAGTTAAAAGTTGGTTTGCATAA